Proteins from a single region of Cydia amplana chromosome 17, ilCydAmpl1.1, whole genome shotgun sequence:
- the LOC134655867 gene encoding protein NDRG3-like, producing the protein MPTTTKHENIALLNMMSSDNLDDDLKSVQLHFPSDRRLQSDGACVEERVRTSRGDLLVAVRGDRSKRAILTYHDLGLNYAANFQAFFNFVDMRPILEQFCIYHVNAPGQEEGASPLPEDYTYPTIDELASQIDFVLGHFGIRSFIGFGVGAGANILARYALVNPQKVDALALINCTSTQAGWTEWLYQKINTRQLRSSGMTQGALDYLMWHHFGRSTEDRNHDLAHVYKDCFSHVNPINLSMFIDAYLRRTDLGIARDTNTIKVPVLNMTGSLSPHVDDTVTFNGRLEPSKTSWLNISDVGMVLEEQPSKIAEAFRLFLQGEGYCR; encoded by the coding sequence atgccgaCGACAACGAAGCATGAGAACATCGCTCTCCTCAACATGATGTCTTCGGACAACCTGGACGATGATCTGAAGAGCGTCCAGCTTCATTTCCCATCGGACCGGCGATTGCAGAGCGACGGCGCATGCGTGGAGGAGCGGGTGAGGACGTCCCGCGGAGACCTGCTGGTGGCCGTGAGGGGAGACCGCTCCAAGCGCGCCATACTCACCTACCATGACCTTGGCCTCAACTACGCAGCCAATTTCCAGGCGTTCTTCAATTTCGTGGACATGAGACCTATTCTTGAACAGTTCTGCATCTACCACGTAAACGCTCCCGGACAGGAGGAAGGGGCATCGCCGCTGCCTGAAGATTACACCTATCCCACCATAGATGAACTCGCATCACAGATTGATTTCGTGCTAGGCCATTTTGGTATCAGGTCCTTCATAGGCTTCGGAGTAGGAGCCGGTGCGAATATTTTAGCCCGATATGCTCTAGTTAATCCTCAGAAAGTGGATGCGCTCGCGTTGATCAACTGCACTTCAACACAAGCCGGATGGACAGAGTGGCTTTACCAGAAGATAAACACGCGGCAGCTTCGATCCAGCGGGATGACGCAGGGTGCGCTGGATTACCTCATGTGGCATCACTTCGGGCGCAGCACCGAAGACCGTAACCACGATTTAGCACACGTTTACAAAGATTGCTTCTCACACGTGAACCCTATTAACCTCTCGATGTTTATTGACGCTTATCTGCGTCGCACCGACTTGGGGATAGCGCGAGACACGAACACAATCAAAGTGCCCGTCCTCAACATGACCGGTTCGTTGTCCCCGCATGTGGACGACACTGTCACCTTTAATGGCCGCTTGGAGCCATCGAAGACTTCATGGTTGAACATTTCTGATGTTGGAATGGTTCTTGAGGAGCAACCTAGTAAGATTGCGGAGGCTTTCAGGCTTTTCCTTCAGGGAGAAGGCTACTGCAGGTAG